In one Oncorhynchus nerka isolate Pitt River linkage group LG7, Oner_Uvic_2.0, whole genome shotgun sequence genomic region, the following are encoded:
- the LOC135572327 gene encoding integumentary mucin C.1-like, whose amino-acid sequence TTAAPTTTTTPEPITTTTAAPATTTTTSAPTTTTTTAPPTTVTSSTTPTTTAAPTTALASTTTTAALTTTTAAPTTTATPQPTTTTTTSAPTTTTTTAPTTTPVVPTTTPPAVLTTTITTTAPDTTTLTSTSTTAAASATTTAALTTTTAAPTTTTTPEPITTTTAAPATTT is encoded by the exons acaactgctgctccaacgaccactacaactccagaacctattacgacaaccactgcagctcctgctacaacaactacaacttcagctcctacgacaaccacaacaacagcacctccaacaactgt cacctcatcaacaactcccacaacaactgcagctcctacaacagctttagcatctacgacaaccactgcagccttaactacaacaactgctgctcctacgaccactgcaactccacaacctactacaacaactacaacttcagctcctacgacaaccacaacaacagcacctactACAACACCTGTAGTTCCTACAACCACTCCACCTGCTGTACTTACTACAACaatcacaactacagctcctgataCAACAACTTTAACTTCTacgtcaaccacagcagctgcctctgcgacaaccactgcagctctaactacaacaactgctgctccaacgaccactacaactccagaac